Below is a window of Prosthecochloris sp. GSB1 DNA.
CCTCAGGTATGCGTCACCATGCCCCTTCTGGTGGGAACTTTCGGCACCGAAAAGATGTCGAAATCCCTTGGCAACGCAATCTGTTTCAACGACTCGCCCGAGGACATCTACGGCAAGATGCTCTCCATCCCGGACGAACTGATCGAAACCTATTTCAGCCTGCTGCTTCCCGCCCCCTCGCAGCCGCTGGAACTGTTCATGGAAATCGTTCGCCAGAACCCGAGGGAAGCGAAACGAACCCTGGCGAGGGAGATCGTTGAGCTCTACCATACCGGCGATCACGCTCTTGCGGCGGAGGAACATTTCGACCGGGTCTTCGTACGCAAGCAGGCGCCCGAGGAAATCGAGGAGTTCGCTTTCCCGGCGGCTTCGATGCCGCTTGTCGACCTGCTCGTCGAACTCGGGGCGGTCGCCTCGAAAAGCGAGGCCAGAAGGCTGATCAAACAGAACGCCGTACAGATAGACGACCGGAAGGTCTCCGACATGAACCTCGAACTGGCCCTCGGCGAAGAAGCGAAAATCGTCAAGGCCGGCAAAAGAAAATTTTTCAAGGTGGTCATAAAAAAAGATTTCCAATAACGCGTCTTTTTTCTATAATTGCTCAGTTTCAGGGTTGTATCCACCGCCCTGACCGGACGGCTTCCCGGCTTTCAGCAAGGATCGAGGCGACCGGTTCGGGCATAACTCTATCCGGAGAAAACGGCGTTGTCATTTGTCCCTAAAAAGGTGTTTTTCACCAAAGGCGTTGGAAGACACAAGGAGTATCTGTCTTCGTTCGAGCTCGCACTGAGAGATGCGAAGATCGAAAAATGCAATCTGGTGACGGTATCCAGCATTTTCCCCCCCAAGTGCGAACGTTTGAGCGTGGAAGAAGGGCTCAAGCATCTTTCGCCGGGAGAGATCACCTTCGCCGTCATGGCGAGAAATTCAACGAACGAACACAGCCGCCTGATAGCTTCGTCGATCGGCGTGGCGCTGCCGGCCGACGAGTCGCTCTACGGCTACCTTTCCGAACACCATCCCTACGGCCAGACATCGGAACAGTCCGGCGAATACGCCGAGGACCTTGCCGCGACCATGCTGGCGACGACGCTCGGCATCGAATTCGACCCGAACAAGGACTGGGACGAGCGCGAAGGCATCTACAAGATGAGCGGAAAAATCATCAACTCGTTCAACATCACGCAATCAGCGGAAGGCGAAAACGGACTCTGGACGACGGTCATCGCCTGCGCCGTGCTGCTTCCCTGACAGCGCGGTTCCGTAATCTTGCCGCGGCGGAGGACGCAGTCAGCGAACAATCATCACGGGGAACGGGTCACAGCCGTTCCCCGTCATCTTTTTTCCGCCAACGCATTCAGGCATGAAGCATCAACATGTTCGATTCACTCCAGCAGATCCAGACACTCGAAGAACTGATCATATGGGGAGGCTACGCCCTGCTGTTCGTGATCGTTTTTTCGGAAACGGGACTGTTCGCGGGCTTCTTTCTTCCGGGAGATTCGCTGCTCATCACCGCCGGCCTTATAGCTGCTTCAGGGGAACTCGACATCGTGCCGGTGATGGTCACGCTCTCCTTCGGCGCGGCGATGGGCGACTCGACGGGCTATTTCATAGGAAACCAGTTGCAGCGCAACTTCCTGAGCAAGAAGGAAACCTTTTTTTTCCGCAGGGAGCACCTTGAAAAAACCGAGCGATTCTATGAAAAACACGGATCGAAAGCAGTGTTTCTTGCCCGTTTCGTGCCGGTTGTGAGAAGTTTCACGGCGACGCTCGCCGGCGTCGTCAACATGCCCTACCAGGTTTTTCTTTTCTACAGCGTCTCGGGATCGTTAGTCTGGGTGGTGACCTTCACCTCCATCGGCTATTTTCTGGCCTCCCTCTTCCCTGAGGTGGTTGATTTCGTACATTACATTATTCTCGCTGGGATCGTCCTCATACTGCTCAACACGCTGCGACAGATCAGGAAACATACGTCGCGAACCGGCAAAAAACCATAAACGCATCGCGATGCCCGCAAGAATCGGCAGATACATACCCGTAACGCTCAAGGGCGCCCTCATGGGCGCAGCGGATATCGTTCCGGGCGTTTCCGGGGGCACGATAGCGCTCATCACCGGCATCTATGAAACGCTTGTCGATTCCATCCGCTCCTTCGACGCGCAGGCACTGCAACAACTGCTGCGCCTCGACCTGCGCTCGTTCTGGAAGACGATAAACGGCAACTTTCTTTTCAGCCTGCTTCTGGGGATCCTCTTCAGCGTCGTCACGCTTTCGAACACGATCGTCCACCTGCTGGAGCATCAGACCCTCCTGCTGCTTTCGTTCTTTTTCGGACTCATCGTGGCTTCGGCTTTCGTGGTCGCCGGGAGGGTCAGGGCGCACACCCTTTCCGCCTGGGCAGCCGGAGCCGCCGGAGCCGTCGCGGCACTGGCGGTCACGAGCCTTTCGCCTGTCGCCACGCCAGAAAGCTGGTGGTTCATTTTTCTTTCAGGCGCTATAGCGATCTGCGCCATGATACTGCCGGGGATATCCGGCAGCTTTATCCTGCTCCTGCTGGGAAAATACACATTCATCCTGCATGCCGTCAGGGAATTCGATATCGGTGTGATCCTGCTGTTCAGCGCGGGATGCGCCTTGGGCCTCATGAGTTTTTCTCGCCTGCTCTCGACGCTCCTCCACCGGTTTCACGATCCGACGATGATGCTGCTCGCAGGCATCATGCTCGGCTCCCTGACCAAGGTCTGGCCCTGGAAAACCACTGGCGGAGTCCCTGTCACGAACGGCAGCAAGGCCATGCTCTTTTCCACCAACGTCCTGCCTGACGGCTATCTAGAAACAACCGGCGCTGACCCACGGATCGCATCCGTCCTCCTGCTGATGGCCGCCGGACTCGCGCTGGTGTTCACACTGGAATACCTTTCCTCGCACAGCCGCGACAGCCTGAAAAACCACTCCTGAAAACGCGCCTCGAAAAAGCGATCATGACTGAAGAAATCAAGACCGACGTACTGGTCATCGGCAGCGGAATAGGCGGCCTCTACTTTGCGCTGCACATGGCCGATCATGCACAGGTGACCATCATAACAAAAAAAGAAAGCTGCGAATCGAACACCAACTGGGCGCAAGGCGGCATAGCCGCGACCATCGACGAAAGCGACAGCACGGATCTTCATATCCGCGACACGCTCGACGCCGGAGCCGGCCTGTGCAACCGGGAAATGGTCTCGCTCATGGTAACCGAGGGACCGGAACATATCCGGAGACTGATTCAGCTCGGCGTCGAGTTCACCAGGAGCGGCAGTGACAACCTCGACCTCGGTCGCGAAGGCGGACATTCGAGAAAACGCATCGTCCACGCCCGGGACTTCACCGGACAGGAGGTCGAACACGTGTTGCTCGAAAGGGCCAACAACCATCCCCGCATCAGCGTGCTGGAGCACCATTTCGCTATCGAACTCCTGACCGAACACCACCTGCACGTCAAGACGAACGACATCACCTGCTACGGCGCCTACGCGCTGGATTCGCGAAACAGGAAACTGAAGAAAATTCTCGCCAGGACCACCCTCCTGGCTGCCGGCGGACTCGGCAGGGTCTATCTGCACACCACCAATCCATCCATCGCCACCGGCGACGGCATCGCCATGGCCTACCGTGCTGGAGCGGTCATCGCCAACATGGAATTTATCCAGTTCCATCCCACGGCCCTTTTTCATCCGAAAGCGAACTCCTTTCTCATTTCCGAAGCAGTGCGGGGCTTCGGAGGAATCCTGAAACTGAAAAACGGCCAGGAATTCATGCACAAGTACGACAAACGGGAAAATCTCGCTCCAAGAGACATCGTCGCAAGGGCCATAGACTCGGAAATGAAGAAAACCGGCGACGAATGCGTCTTTCTCGACGTGACCCATCTCGACCCGCAGAAAACCGTCGAGCATTTTCCGAATATTTACGAAACCTGCCTCGGCCTTGGCATCGACATGACGAAGGAAATGATTCCCGTAGTACCCGCGGCGCATTATTCCTGCGGAGGAATCAAGACCGACGAATTCGGCCAGACGAGCATCAACAGGCTCTACGCATGCGGAGAAACGAGCTGCACCGGCGTTCACGGAGCCAACCGGCTGGCGAGCAACTCCCTGCTCGAGGCGCTCGTCTTCGCCTACCGCTCCTACACCCGGATAAAGGAAAACATCGCCTCACTGCATAACGACACCGGGTTTCCCGACTGGGATGATACCGGAACCGTCAACCCCGAGGAATGGATCCTGGTCTCGCACAACAAGAAGGAAGCGCAGCAGGTCATGAACGATTACGTCGGCATCGTGCGGAGCGATCTCAGGCTCCAGAGGGCGAAACGGCGGATCGAGTTCCTCAAGGAGGAAACGGAAGCGTACTACAAAAAAACGAAGATAACGACGCAGATTCTCGAACTGCGCAATATCATCAAGGTGGCCAGCCTCATTATCGACGGAGCGATCATGCGCCGTGAATCACGCGGGCTCCATTACACGACCGACTACCCGCGGAAGGACGACAAGCATTTCCTGATCGACACCGAACAACGCTCGTTCTGACGAAGCGCCGACTCACATTTCCTGCCAGTCGCGGGCGTAACGGAAATCTATGCCGGGAGTTCGCGAGGAAATCTTGGCGATCACCGGCATCATCCGCTTGTACTGGTTCCTGACGACCATCTTCCTCACACGGTCGTAAAATCCGCCGTCCACGCCCTCGCGCAACACTGCTTCGCGCCCCATGCGCTGTTCAAGCATCATGTAAAGCAGCAGGTCCACCTGCCCGTAGCTGAAACCAAGATCCGCCTCGTCGCTCTGACCTTCCCAGAGATCCGCCGAGGGAACCTTTTCAACCAGCGGTTCAGGAACCCCGAGATGACGGGCAAGCCCCCAGAGCTGGGTCTTGTAGAGATCGCCTATGGGATTGACGGCCGACGCCATATCGCCGAACAGCGTACCGTAGCCGAGCAGCAGTTCGGTCTTGTTGCTCGTACCGACGACGAGGC
It encodes the following:
- a CDS encoding NAD+ synthase, which codes for MNIEELHLNYSFVESMLIAFIRNEIRKFGFQSAVLGLSGGIDSAVVCELAARALGPENVLAMLMPYRTSSAASLEHAEIMVEKTGVRSETVDISPVVDAFFAPNVEASLLRKGNVMARTRMLYLYDISARDSRLVVGTSNKTELLLGYGTLFGDMASAVNPIGDLYKTQLWGLARHLGVPEPLVEKVPSADLWEGQSDEADLGFSYGQVDLLLYMMLEQRMGREAVLREGVDGGFYDRVRKMVVRNQYKRMMPVIAKISSRTPGIDFRYARDWQEM
- a CDS encoding pyruvoyl-dependent arginine decarboxylase — translated: MSFVPKKVFFTKGVGRHKEYLSSFELALRDAKIEKCNLVTVSSIFPPKCERLSVEEGLKHLSPGEITFAVMARNSTNEHSRLIASSIGVALPADESLYGYLSEHHPYGQTSEQSGEYAEDLAATMLATTLGIEFDPNKDWDEREGIYKMSGKIINSFNITQSAEGENGLWTTVIACAVLLP
- a CDS encoding DUF368 domain-containing protein codes for the protein MPARIGRYIPVTLKGALMGAADIVPGVSGGTIALITGIYETLVDSIRSFDAQALQQLLRLDLRSFWKTINGNFLFSLLLGILFSVVTLSNTIVHLLEHQTLLLLSFFFGLIVASAFVVAGRVRAHTLSAWAAGAAGAVAALAVTSLSPVATPESWWFIFLSGAIAICAMILPGISGSFILLLLGKYTFILHAVREFDIGVILLFSAGCALGLMSFSRLLSTLLHRFHDPTMMLLAGIMLGSLTKVWPWKTTGGVPVTNGSKAMLFSTNVLPDGYLETTGADPRIASVLLLMAAGLALVFTLEYLSSHSRDSLKNHS
- the nadB gene encoding L-aspartate oxidase, with translation MTEEIKTDVLVIGSGIGGLYFALHMADHAQVTIITKKESCESNTNWAQGGIAATIDESDSTDLHIRDTLDAGAGLCNREMVSLMVTEGPEHIRRLIQLGVEFTRSGSDNLDLGREGGHSRKRIVHARDFTGQEVEHVLLERANNHPRISVLEHHFAIELLTEHHLHVKTNDITCYGAYALDSRNRKLKKILARTTLLAAGGLGRVYLHTTNPSIATGDGIAMAYRAGAVIANMEFIQFHPTALFHPKANSFLISEAVRGFGGILKLKNGQEFMHKYDKRENLAPRDIVARAIDSEMKKTGDECVFLDVTHLDPQKTVEHFPNIYETCLGLGIDMTKEMIPVVPAAHYSCGGIKTDEFGQTSINRLYACGETSCTGVHGANRLASNSLLEALVFAYRSYTRIKENIASLHNDTGFPDWDDTGTVNPEEWILVSHNKKEAQQVMNDYVGIVRSDLRLQRAKRRIEFLKEETEAYYKKTKITTQILELRNIIKVASLIIDGAIMRRESRGLHYTTDYPRKDDKHFLIDTEQRSF
- a CDS encoding DedA family protein; translated protein: MFDSLQQIQTLEELIIWGGYALLFVIVFSETGLFAGFFLPGDSLLITAGLIAASGELDIVPVMVTLSFGAAMGDSTGYFIGNQLQRNFLSKKETFFFRREHLEKTERFYEKHGSKAVFLARFVPVVRSFTATLAGVVNMPYQVFLFYSVSGSLVWVVTFTSIGYFLASLFPEVVDFVHYIILAGIVLILLNTLRQIRKHTSRTGKKP